The Sandaracinus amylolyticus genomic interval GCGGCGCGGCTGGAGCGTCGAGCACGCGCGGGCGACGATCGGCAGCACGCTCGCGGAGGCGACGCGACCGACGATCGACGAGGGCGCGATCGAGCACCTCGCGGCGTACGCGGCGAGGGCGCGTCAGCTCGGGTGGCTCGCGCGAGCGGTGGACGTCGCGCGCTCGTGCGACACGCGTTGGCTCGCACGCGCGGAGCGCCTCGCGTCGCGCGAGGAAGAGCACGACGACGCGAGCGAGACCGCGCTGCCGATCGCGCTCTGATCGACGCGACGCGCGCTCGGGCTCGACGCTCGAGCGCGCGTCGCGATCAGAGCGTCTCGAGGAGCGCGCGGAGGCGCGCGAGCCCGCAGCGTCGGAGGAGGACGGCGGGCTTGCCGGCCTCGCGCGCTTCGCGTCGCGCGATGCCGACCGCGCCGTGGCTGTTCACGTCGGTGAGCACGAGCACCACGTCGGCGCGCGCGATGACGCTGCGCAGCCCGACCGAGCCGCGCCCGCCGACCTCGCCGTCGTGCACCTCGAGCGCGTGCCCCATGTCGCCCGCGAGCTTGCGATACGTGTCCGCCGAGCGGCTGATCCCACCGATGAGCGCGAGCCTCATGCCGCG includes:
- a CDS encoding DUF2325 domain-containing protein, with amino-acid sequence MRLALIGGISRSADTYRKLAGDMGHALEVHDGEVGGRGSVGLRSVIARADVVLVLTDVNSHGAVGIARREAREAGKPAVLLRRCGLARLRALLETL